CGAGGAGTTCGGCCTGTGGGCCGCCGACCGCATCGAGCAGATGATCCAGTTCGAGGGGCCCGAGACCGTCGCCGCGGTGTTCCTGGAGCCCGTGCAGAACGCCGGTGGCTGCTTCCCCGCCCCGGCCGGCTACTTCCAGCGCGTGCGCGAGATCTGCGACAAGTACGACGTGCTGCTCGTCTCCGACGAGGTCATCTGCGCGTTCGGCCGCCTGGGCCACTACTTCGGCGCCTCGGCGTACGACTACCAGCCGGACATGATCACGTTCGCCAAGGCCGTCACCAGCGGGTACTCCCCTCTCGGCGGCACGATCATCAGCGACCGGATCTACGAGCCCTTCGCCCACGGCGACGCTTCGTTCCCCCACGGGTACACCTTCGGCGGGCACCCCGTGTCCGCGGCGGTCGCGCTGGAGAACCTCGACGTGTTCGAAGAGGAGGGCCTGCTCGAGAACGTCCGCACCAACTCCCCGGTGTTCCGGTCGACGTTGGAGAGGCTCCTCGACCTGCCGATCGTCGGCGATGTGCGCGGCGACGGCTACTTCTTCGGCATCGAGCTCGTGAAGGACAAGGCGACGAAGGAGACCTTCGACGACGACGAGTCCGAGCGGCTGCTGCGCGGCTTCCTCTCGAAAGCGCTGTTCGACGCGGGACTCTACTGCCGCGCCGACGACCGGGGCGACCCCGTCATCCAGCTCGCCCCGCCCCTGACCCTCGGCCCGGCCGAGTTCACCGAGATCGAGCAGATCCTCCGCTCGGTCCTGACGGAGGCGTCCAACCGCCTCTGACCCGGACGGGATGCCGACGCCACCCCTGTCGGCATCCCACCCGCTCCGCCGGCCGAATCCCGCCGCGCGCCGCCGAACGACACACGCCCCACGCTCTCCCGGCACACCCCGCCGACACTCCCGCTCCCACCCCGAGCGGTGCTCTCGATGCTGTACCCGACACCATCTCCGGTCACGACCGCGTCGTGACCCGCACCCTCTTGGAGGAGCCACGAACGATCATCTCGGTGCCGCCACGGCACCCGCGAACTCGGGCGCGAAGCTCGCCCGCACCCTCGGACTCTGGTCGATCGTCGGCCTCGGTCTGGGATACATGACCCCGACGGTCGTCTTCGACACCTTCGGTCTCGTCGCCGAGAAGACGAACAACGTCGTCCCCGCGGCCTACGCGGTCGCCCTCATCGTGCTCGTGTTCACCGCGATCAGCTACGGCAAGATGGTCCGCGTCATCCCGAGCGCCGGTTCCGCCTACACCTACGCGCGCGAGTCGATCCACCCGGGCGTCGGCTTCGTCGTCGGCTGGACCGCGTTGATCGACTACATGCTCCTGCCGATGGTGAACGCGCTGATCCTGCGCAGCTACATGGAGGCGCTGTTCCCCGACGTGCCCGGGTGGATCTGGGTCGTCGTCTTCACGGCCGGTGTCACCGGCGTGATCTACCTCACGATGCGCGGCACCTCGAACGTCAACATGATCCTGCTCGTGTTCTCGATCCTCGTGATGACCGTGTTCGTCGTCATGGTCGTCGTGCAGCTCGTCGGCGGCGCGGGAGCGGGCACACCGGTGTCGATCGCGCCCTTCGCCCACAGCGAGGTGCAGTTCGGCGCGGTGCTGGCCGGGGCCACCGTCGTGTGCTTCTCCTTCATCGGCTTCGACGCGGT
This portion of the Microbacterium testaceum StLB037 genome encodes:
- a CDS encoding aspartate aminotransferase family protein; its protein translation is MTLLDTDHDAALQAKARDHLWMHFSRQSVMTDGPGVPIIVKGEGHHIFDSRGKRYIDGLAGLFVVNAGHGRRRIAQAAAKQAEELAFFPLWSYAHPAAIELAERLANLAPGDLNHVFFSTGGGEAVETAFKLAKQYWKTQGKPTKHKVISRAIAYHGTTQGALAITGLPVMKHMFEPVTPGGFRVPNTNYYRAEESGFGGGTPEEFGLWAADRIEQMIQFEGPETVAAVFLEPVQNAGGCFPAPAGYFQRVREICDKYDVLLVSDEVICAFGRLGHYFGASAYDYQPDMITFAKAVTSGYSPLGGTIISDRIYEPFAHGDASFPHGYTFGGHPVSAAVALENLDVFEEEGLLENVRTNSPVFRSTLERLLDLPIVGDVRGDGYFFGIELVKDKATKETFDDDESERLLRGFLSKALFDAGLYCRADDRGDPVIQLAPPLTLGPAEFTEIEQILRSVLTEASNRL